Proteins co-encoded in one Cupriavidus metallidurans CH34 genomic window:
- a CDS encoding HPr family phosphocarrier protein — protein sequence MVEKSIVVTSSIGLQGRGSARLAHAANQFESDLLLVNDVCIVNAKDVMQVLRFSARAGSRVRVQASGSDEAAAVKRLVALLTA from the coding sequence GTGGTAGAAAAATCGATTGTGGTGACCAGCAGTATTGGACTGCAAGGCCGGGGCTCGGCACGGCTCGCGCATGCGGCGAATCAGTTTGAGAGCGATTTGCTTCTAGTCAACGACGTCTGCATTGTGAATGCCAAAGACGTCATGCAGGTGCTGCGGTTTTCCGCGCGTGCGGGTAGCAGGGTACGGGTTCAGGCGAGTGGCTCGGATGAGGCCGCCGCCGTGAAGCGGTTGGTGGCGTTACTGACAGCCTGA